In Paenibacillus sonchi, a single genomic region encodes these proteins:
- a CDS encoding RICIN domain-containing protein yields MRKRVNGRAGFGLRCLLAFLLVWPLMMDTFNVPEASALNNGLAQTPPMGWNSWNYYACNVDENKIKAAADLLVSTGMKEAGYQYVVIDDCWQTGRDANGNILADPVKFPSGMKALADYIHSKGLLFGLYTDAGYTTCAGRPGMYNHEVQDALTFASWGVDYVKVDWCDNGGMDPQTRYTLIRDALLNSGRDILFSICNWGINKPWVWGAETGNMWRTTDDIFDFWQRVTWIIDQNYPLANFAGPGRWNDPDMLMVGNYGTGAVFGEGMTDTEYRSHFSMWAIMAAPLIAGNNLSSMTAYTQATLMNSEVIAVDQDPLGRQGVLVSDVDGKQVYSKLLQTPGTRAVVLFNRSDTAASMTVNFTSLGLGSSAAVRDLWQKTNLGTSNGSYSATVPAHGTVMLKLTGTEAATSPVVSGKTYRIIPKSTGLSAAVEASSKQNGAKVLQWDYGISQNDKWTVTATSGGFYKLINMNSGKALAVENGDLTDNAKVLQWDYGTTGNDQWQIQGLGQGYYKIINKLSGKSLNVADNSLVSGGGFIQWTYGAEDNMTFQMVETDVTYEAEAAVLHSLSTESVHQGYTGKGYISGWNASGKWVDFSVITDTVGVYNLTFRYSGGAGTAGRYLYVNGAGVVNNVVFNGTGSWDSYNTVTIPNVTLNSGSNTISLIYDTGKGSTNYLNLDHLKVSH; encoded by the coding sequence ATGAGGAAAAGAGTAAACGGCAGAGCCGGATTCGGCTTAAGATGCTTGCTGGCTTTCCTGCTGGTCTGGCCGCTAATGATGGACACATTCAATGTGCCAGAGGCATCCGCGTTAAACAATGGTCTGGCACAGACTCCGCCAATGGGCTGGAACAGTTGGAACTATTATGCTTGCAATGTGGATGAAAACAAGATTAAGGCAGCGGCTGATCTGCTGGTCAGCACAGGAATGAAGGAGGCCGGCTATCAATATGTCGTGATTGACGACTGCTGGCAGACCGGCCGCGACGCGAACGGAAATATTCTGGCCGATCCGGTCAAGTTCCCCAGCGGCATGAAGGCGCTTGCGGATTATATTCACAGCAAGGGGCTGCTGTTCGGGCTTTATACTGATGCAGGTTATACGACCTGCGCAGGAAGGCCGGGGATGTACAACCACGAGGTTCAGGATGCCCTCACATTTGCGTCATGGGGTGTGGATTACGTGAAGGTGGACTGGTGCGACAACGGAGGAATGGACCCGCAGACGCGATATACGCTGATCCGGGATGCGCTTTTGAATTCGGGGCGCGATATTCTGTTCAGCATCTGCAACTGGGGCATTAACAAACCTTGGGTATGGGGCGCGGAAACGGGAAACATGTGGAGAACTACAGATGATATCTTTGATTTCTGGCAGCGGGTGACCTGGATTATCGATCAGAACTATCCGCTCGCCAACTTCGCCGGACCAGGCAGGTGGAATGATCCCGATATGCTGATGGTAGGCAATTATGGAACAGGCGCTGTGTTTGGTGAGGGAATGACGGATACCGAATACCGCTCCCACTTTTCTATGTGGGCGATTATGGCTGCGCCGCTGATTGCCGGGAACAATCTCTCCAGTATGACCGCATACACCCAGGCTACACTGATGAATTCCGAGGTGATTGCTGTAGATCAGGATCCGCTCGGCAGACAAGGCGTGCTGGTCAGCGATGTCGACGGCAAACAGGTATATTCCAAGCTGCTGCAGACACCGGGAACCAGAGCAGTAGTCCTGTTCAACCGGTCGGACACGGCTGCCTCCATGACCGTAAATTTCACAAGTCTAGGACTCGGCTCATCAGCTGCTGTCCGGGATTTGTGGCAGAAGACGAATCTCGGCACCTCTAACGGCAGCTATTCGGCAACCGTACCTGCACACGGTACAGTGATGCTTAAGCTGACCGGCACGGAAGCAGCGACGAGCCCGGTAGTTTCCGGCAAAACCTACCGCATCATACCCAAATCAACCGGCCTCTCAGCGGCGGTCGAAGCTTCCTCCAAGCAGAATGGAGCCAAGGTGCTGCAATGGGATTACGGCATCTCGCAAAATGATAAATGGACCGTTACAGCAACCAGCGGAGGTTTTTATAAGCTCATAAACATGAACAGCGGCAAAGCCCTGGCAGTTGAGAACGGGGATCTCACAGACAATGCAAAAGTTCTTCAATGGGATTATGGCACCACCGGCAATGACCAGTGGCAGATTCAAGGCCTCGGCCAGGGATATTACAAGATCATTAACAAGCTCTCCGGCAAATCCCTCAACGTAGCGGATAACTCGCTGGTCAGCGGTGGCGGATTCATTCAATGGACCTATGGGGCGGAGGACAATATGACCTTCCAGATGGTAGAAACCGATGTGACCTATGAAGCGGAAGCGGCTGTGCTGCATTCTCTCTCTACGGAGTCTGTTCATCAGGGGTATACAGGGAAAGGCTATATCTCGGGCTGGAACGCAAGCGGGAAATGGGTGGATTTCAGCGTCATTACTGATACGGTCGGCGTCTATAACTTGACTTTCCGTTATTCCGGCGGAGCGGGTACAGCAGGGCGTTACTTGTATGTCAACGGGGCAGGGGTTGTCAATAACGTGGTTTTTAATGGAACGGGAAGCTGGGATTCTTATAACACCGTTACTATACCAAATGTCACCCTGAACAGCGGGAGCAACACGATTTCATTAATCTACGACACCGGCAAAGGAAGTACGAACTATCTGAATCTCGATCATTTGAAAGTATCCCACTGA
- a CDS encoding glycoside hydrolase family 76 protein: protein MIIWKKLCSAALPAVLALSLLAPVGSPKAEAFTTSNADDAMAALVNVFYDSSAKYFYVNSDHQIHSEHAHGPDGGLYTDFWWEAQLWETVMDAYERTSSPVYRTMIDDIYTGFNNKYPDMMVNPFNDDLGWWALACMRAYELTGTAEYRNRGSFLFNQIYSEWDAAYGGGIWWRRDAHTPGQANAQKNMATNAPMVMTAVKLRNAYNDPAYLTKAAQIYNWSKTTLVNGSKVNDHIEGTGSGVVKDWDFTYNYGTFLGAAVSMYQATGTASYLTDANTAAQYVVNKMVSAQSLMYEGENDAAGFKMVFVRNLNRLRVQGGQSQYLSFLQQNATQAWNHRRASDQIIGSDWLYPTGTGYVQSLAAAAGASILQLVPADGYTGYIAGNGAYEAENARRTLASGGGMINESTNAGFTGRGYVGGWNTNGTSLDFYVNQNTAGTKKVTFRYAAAAGNASRYVKVNGVVVSANLVFTSTSSWSTYGTVSVSIPLNAGSNTIQLGYDSTLGNSNYLNVDLLSGL, encoded by the coding sequence GTGATCATCTGGAAAAAGCTGTGTTCCGCCGCTTTACCCGCTGTGCTGGCTTTATCCCTGCTGGCTCCTGTCGGGAGCCCAAAGGCGGAGGCCTTCACTACTTCGAATGCTGACGATGCCATGGCAGCACTCGTGAATGTGTTCTACGACTCGTCGGCGAAATACTTCTATGTCAACAGCGACCATCAAATTCATTCCGAACATGCGCATGGGCCGGATGGAGGCCTATATACGGATTTCTGGTGGGAAGCCCAGCTGTGGGAAACGGTAATGGATGCTTACGAACGCACGAGCAGTCCGGTATACCGGACAATGATCGATGATATCTATACAGGCTTCAACAACAAATATCCTGATATGATGGTGAACCCCTTCAATGACGATCTGGGCTGGTGGGCACTGGCCTGCATGAGGGCTTACGAACTAACCGGCACTGCTGAGTACCGTAACCGCGGAAGCTTTCTGTTCAACCAAATCTATTCGGAATGGGACGCGGCTTATGGCGGAGGCATTTGGTGGAGAAGGGACGCACATACACCGGGCCAAGCGAATGCCCAGAAAAACATGGCGACGAACGCCCCGATGGTCATGACCGCCGTCAAGCTCCGCAATGCCTATAATGATCCTGCCTATCTGACCAAAGCTGCACAAATCTACAACTGGTCCAAGACAACCCTGGTGAACGGCAGCAAGGTTAACGATCATATTGAAGGCACCGGCAGCGGCGTAGTCAAGGATTGGGACTTCACCTATAATTATGGAACCTTTCTGGGTGCCGCCGTCTCCATGTACCAGGCTACAGGAACTGCTTCCTACCTAACAGATGCTAATACTGCCGCACAGTACGTTGTGAATAAAATGGTATCTGCCCAAAGCCTCATGTATGAAGGGGAAAATGATGCCGCCGGCTTCAAAATGGTCTTCGTCCGCAATCTGAACCGCCTGCGTGTCCAAGGCGGACAATCGCAATATTTAAGTTTTCTTCAGCAAAACGCCACGCAAGCCTGGAATCACCGCCGGGCTTCCGATCAGATCATCGGCAGCGACTGGCTCTACCCGACAGGGACGGGCTACGTGCAAAGCCTGGCTGCTGCTGCGGGCGCTTCTATTCTGCAGCTTGTACCGGCTGACGGCTACACCGGCTATATTGCCGGCAATGGCGCATATGAAGCGGAGAATGCCCGGCGGACCCTGGCCTCAGGCGGTGGCATGATTAATGAGAGCACCAATGCCGGCTTCACCGGAAGAGGTTATGTGGGGGGCTGGAACACGAACGGAACATCGCTTGATTTCTATGTCAACCAGAATACAGCAGGCACCAAAAAAGTAACTTTCCGTTATGCCGCTGCTGCCGGCAATGCTTCGCGTTATGTAAAAGTGAATGGGGTTGTTGTATCGGCCAATCTGGTGTTCACTTCAACTTCAAGCTGGAGTACCTACGGAACCGTATCCGTATCAATACCGCTGAATGCAGGCTCCAATACGATTCAACTGGGGTATGACAGCACTCTGGGGAACTCGAATTATTTGAATGTGGATTTGCTGAGCGGTTTGTAG
- a CDS encoding spore germination protein, with protein sequence MWPTIVSYIPGWVIFMQAAITLLCPLGIYFIYKKLYAFVSSAGPKMKAIAQPNAESTADSLVSGQYEADLSNLQQAIGGNSDVNFREFVVQGYELRAVLVFVNGMQDEELINKHVMQQLMFRNSWMKEEQEDSQKTLTLSALKANLLPLTELEEVKELDKLQERILFGYTALLIEGIPAGLLVGQPNGSIRAITEPTSEALLRGPRIAFSEVLSENTSMLRRQGLNKNLEMKLYEVGSLVKRKLVIAYMKDIVNPDLLEEVHKRVSRIDMDFIAESGYVEQLIEDNVLSPFQQIQNTERPDRVINALLEGRVALLLDGTPFALIVPVTFSMLLQSPEDYFERWLPGTLLRMLRFFAAFMALMAPALYISFISFHPGLIPTELVISIIETRQGVPFPSVIEVLILEVSIEILREAGIRLPKPIGPAMGIVGGLIIGDAAVNAGIVSPFLVIVVAVTAISSFSIPMYSAGITLRILRFVGMMFAAVLGMLGTILFMLLIFIHLTKLKSFGVPYVTPFSPLRLSDWKDLYIRAPLPLMKRRPEMMKTQKKKRRT encoded by the coding sequence ATGTGGCCGACTATTGTATCCTACATCCCCGGATGGGTCATATTTATGCAGGCTGCAATTACATTGCTCTGTCCGCTGGGAATTTATTTTATATATAAAAAACTGTATGCATTCGTCAGCAGTGCTGGACCGAAGATGAAGGCTATTGCTCAACCTAATGCAGAGTCAACAGCGGACAGCCTGGTCAGCGGGCAGTACGAAGCGGATTTGTCGAATCTTCAGCAGGCAATCGGCGGGAACAGTGATGTGAATTTTCGTGAGTTTGTGGTACAGGGGTATGAGCTTCGGGCTGTACTTGTTTTTGTTAATGGGATGCAGGATGAAGAATTGATCAATAAGCATGTCATGCAGCAGCTTATGTTCAGAAACAGTTGGATGAAGGAAGAGCAGGAAGATTCACAGAAAACTTTAACCCTGTCCGCCCTAAAAGCAAACCTGCTGCCGCTGACAGAGCTTGAGGAAGTTAAAGAGCTGGACAAGCTCCAGGAGCGGATTCTTTTCGGCTATACGGCACTGCTGATTGAAGGGATACCAGCAGGACTTCTGGTCGGACAGCCGAACGGGTCAATCCGTGCTATTACAGAACCGACTTCGGAAGCGCTGCTTCGCGGACCAAGAATCGCCTTTTCGGAAGTGTTAAGTGAGAACACTTCTATGCTGCGCAGACAAGGTTTGAATAAGAACCTGGAGATGAAGCTATACGAGGTGGGCAGTCTTGTGAAACGCAAGCTGGTGATTGCGTACATGAAGGATATTGTCAATCCCGATTTGCTGGAGGAAGTCCATAAGAGAGTATCAAGGATCGATATGGATTTTATTGCTGAATCGGGTTATGTGGAGCAACTGATAGAGGATAACGTGCTAAGCCCTTTTCAGCAAATCCAAAATACCGAGCGGCCTGACCGGGTAATCAACGCCTTGCTTGAAGGGCGGGTTGCTCTTCTTCTGGACGGGACACCCTTTGCATTGATTGTGCCCGTAACCTTCAGCATGCTGCTTCAATCACCGGAGGATTACTTTGAACGGTGGCTGCCTGGAACTTTGCTGCGGATGCTGAGGTTTTTCGCTGCATTCATGGCGCTGATGGCACCGGCTTTGTATATTTCCTTCATCTCGTTTCATCCCGGATTGATTCCGACTGAGCTGGTGATCAGCATCATCGAGACCCGCCAGGGGGTGCCTTTTCCATCTGTTATTGAAGTTCTGATTCTGGAGGTATCCATTGAAATCCTGCGTGAAGCGGGAATCCGGCTGCCCAAACCGATCGGACCTGCGATGGGCATCGTAGGCGGTCTGATTATAGGCGATGCCGCAGTAAATGCGGGAATCGTCAGCCCTTTTCTAGTCATCGTGGTGGCCGTCACTGCGATTTCATCCTTTTCGATCCCCATGTACAGTGCAGGCATCACGCTCCGTATTTTAAGGTTTGTTGGCATGATGTTCGCAGCCGTACTTGGCATGCTTGGCACGATTCTGTTTATGCTGCTGATCTTTATCCATTTGACCAAGCTGAAGAGCTTTGGAGTGCCCTATGTCACTCCCTTCTCCCCTCTGCGCTTGAGCGATTGGAAGGATCTCTATATTCGTGCACCGCTGCCCTTAATGAAGCGCAGACCTGAAATGATGAAGACACAGAAGAAAAAACGCCGCACCTAG
- a CDS encoding GerAB/ArcD/ProY family transporter — protein MFVRSDQKITSTQAAIFLTNTVLGAGILTLPRSVTESAKTPDAWLSVLLGGGIIMLVIVLMVKLSQQFPGKTVYQYSRQIAGSIPGSFLSMLLIVYFIVIAGFEIRVFAEITMFFLLEGTPIWAIVIPFIWVGAYLVFGGINSIARVYQIIFPVSIFVFLLCYFFSGRLFDINHLRPFLGDGIMPVIRGLKSTILVYTGCEVVMTLTAFMQHPQQAVKAMLAGIGIPMVLYLITVVMSIGGLSIDSVITSTWPTIDLIRSFEISGFFFERLEFPLLVIWMMQMFCNFCSFFFNASLGISQLFKLKMAPIIFGLMPLIFLATMVPVRINDVFALGDAIGFIGIGLFILLPVLLSLILIVRRKGLKQNV, from the coding sequence GTGTTTGTACGCTCTGACCAAAAAATCACATCCACACAGGCTGCTATATTCTTGACAAACACTGTTCTCGGAGCCGGAATATTGACGCTGCCCAGATCGGTTACCGAGTCCGCCAAAACTCCGGATGCCTGGTTGTCGGTCCTGCTGGGAGGCGGGATTATCATGCTGGTTATCGTGCTGATGGTTAAGCTCAGCCAGCAGTTCCCGGGGAAAACGGTCTATCAATACTCCAGACAAATTGCAGGCAGCATTCCAGGGAGCTTCCTTTCCATGCTGCTGATCGTTTACTTCATTGTAATCGCAGGGTTTGAGATTCGTGTGTTTGCCGAGATCACCATGTTTTTTTTACTTGAAGGCACACCGATCTGGGCCATTGTCATCCCGTTTATCTGGGTGGGGGCGTACCTGGTCTTCGGCGGGATTAATTCCATTGCCAGAGTGTATCAGATTATTTTTCCGGTCAGCATATTCGTTTTTCTGCTGTGCTATTTCTTTAGCGGGAGACTGTTTGATATCAATCATTTGCGGCCGTTTCTGGGTGATGGAATAATGCCGGTCATCAGGGGACTAAAATCAACAATCCTGGTGTACACCGGTTGTGAGGTTGTCATGACATTAACAGCATTTATGCAGCACCCTCAGCAAGCTGTCAAAGCCATGCTAGCCGGAATTGGGATTCCGATGGTGCTGTACTTGATTACTGTGGTCATGTCCATTGGCGGACTGTCGATAGATTCAGTGATTACAAGCACATGGCCTACGATTGACCTGATCCGCAGCTTTGAAATTTCAGGCTTCTTTTTTGAACGTCTGGAATTCCCGCTGCTCGTCATTTGGATGATGCAGATGTTTTGCAACTTCTGCAGCTTCTTCTTCAACGCATCACTGGGAATCTCCCAGTTGTTTAAACTAAAGATGGCTCCGATTATTTTCGGACTGATGCCGCTCATTTTCCTGGCAACTATGGTTCCTGTACGCATCAACGATGTATTTGCTCTTGGCGACGCGATCGGATTCATAGGTATAGGCTTATTTATCCTGCTGCCGGTTCTGCTGTCCCTGATTCTGATCGTTCGGAGAAAGGGGCTGAAGCAGAATGTATAA
- a CDS encoding Ger(x)C family spore germination protein, with the protein MYKRRLCLTFLAAALLLAETGCWSSNEIEDLSMYTALTIDTGQPSQTEQTFEKEGGSYLKDNKITVTIEVVPKQSYGKSNKTSDTGAKAPNYVNISETGDSVLEILRQFAIRLDHPVIGHHLKVIVISRQLLQEQRIQDLMDFVLRDNDIRPSSLILMSEGRAADTLKTKYGDEIPAFHLRGMTRNRFRNNRIMKGIVTSELDALMYAKKSFVLQNIVEANQELEFSGGGVIKGDTGRWIGNLDQQDIESIAWIKGEVKGGTLKTYNPDHQTVTYEIKSAKSKISAEVNKDHEPEFHVSIESEGRLIEKWNNPGLPSKKEYLEKMQGVFKERLTEMIQSLMHKMQSEYKVEVAGFGERLNVEEPQEWKKLKDHWDETFSRTPVTFDIKLTITDYGSFTE; encoded by the coding sequence ATGTATAAACGCAGATTATGTCTTACCTTCTTGGCCGCTGCACTGCTGCTGGCAGAGACCGGCTGCTGGAGCAGCAATGAGATTGAAGATCTGAGCATGTACACTGCGCTAACTATAGATACCGGGCAGCCAAGCCAGACGGAGCAGACCTTCGAGAAAGAGGGAGGAAGCTATTTAAAAGACAATAAAATTACAGTAACGATTGAGGTTGTCCCGAAACAGTCCTATGGGAAATCCAACAAAACATCGGATACCGGCGCCAAAGCGCCTAACTATGTCAATATTTCGGAAACAGGCGATTCAGTGCTGGAAATTTTGCGCCAGTTCGCCATTCGTCTCGATCACCCGGTGATTGGACATCATCTGAAGGTTATTGTGATTTCCAGGCAGCTGCTGCAGGAGCAGCGAATACAGGATTTAATGGATTTTGTGCTGCGGGATAATGACATTCGCCCCAGCAGCTTAATTTTAATGAGTGAAGGGCGGGCTGCGGATACACTCAAAACGAAATATGGCGATGAGATACCGGCTTTTCACCTTAGAGGCATGACGCGGAACCGTTTTAGAAACAACAGAATTATGAAGGGCATCGTCACATCTGAACTTGATGCGCTGATGTATGCCAAAAAAAGCTTTGTATTGCAGAATATCGTTGAAGCGAACCAGGAATTGGAGTTCTCAGGCGGAGGGGTGATTAAGGGGGACACCGGCAGGTGGATTGGAAATCTGGATCAGCAGGATATTGAGAGCATCGCATGGATAAAGGGGGAAGTAAAAGGCGGAACGCTCAAGACCTACAACCCGGATCATCAAACCGTGACCTATGAGATTAAGTCGGCGAAGAGCAAAATATCGGCTGAAGTGAACAAGGATCACGAGCCGGAGTTTCACGTGAGTATTGAATCCGAAGGGCGGTTAATTGAAAAGTGGAACAACCCGGGGCTCCCTTCTAAAAAAGAATATCTTGAAAAAATGCAGGGGGTATTCAAAGAGAGGCTCACCGAGATGATTCAATCGCTCATGCATAAAATGCAGTCGGAATACAAAGTAGAGGTAGCCGGATTCGGGGAACGGCTAAACGTGGAAGAGCCGCAGGAATGGAAGAAGCTGAAGGATCATTGGGATGAAACCTTCAGCCGCACTCCAGTCACCTTTGATATCAAGCTAACAATTACAGATTATGGCTCATTCACGGAATAA
- a CDS encoding AraC family transcriptional regulator — MEVFPVFTGEYLFDSCSPVQMLLTHETVTSVRHQHDFLELAYVVQGEGIHLAAEDKMQVVQGDLLVIPPGVSHVFQPQDLTGSEPLIILNCMLRPELCRIPGELSGQFSEEDMVPLLKLLELKQWFGYRENNVELSILLRRMQGIHNNGSAEDQQQLYPLLFELAKLILPAASVPFTQQPQINEDPLHDVILYMISNFSEKITLKEISRQIAMSSRQFQRLFKIKTGRSYIQMLQEIRMKYSCMLLMFTKLGIQAIALEVGIYDMKYFYRLFREYSGMTPACYRNRFLSHFLSAKEMMSSAEHCSR; from the coding sequence ATGGAAGTTTTTCCGGTATTTACGGGGGAATATCTATTTGACTCCTGTTCACCGGTTCAAATGCTCCTGACTCACGAAACGGTCACTTCTGTACGTCATCAGCACGATTTTTTGGAGCTCGCTTATGTGGTTCAGGGGGAAGGAATCCATCTGGCAGCTGAGGATAAAATGCAGGTTGTGCAGGGGGATTTGCTGGTTATACCGCCCGGGGTTTCCCATGTCTTTCAGCCGCAGGATCTGACCGGTTCCGAGCCGCTTATCATCCTCAATTGTATGCTCAGGCCGGAGCTTTGCAGGATTCCCGGCGAACTGTCAGGACAGTTCTCTGAAGAGGACATGGTTCCATTGCTGAAGCTTCTGGAGTTGAAGCAATGGTTCGGATACAGGGAGAACAACGTGGAGCTGTCCATTTTACTCCGCCGTATGCAGGGGATACATAACAATGGTTCCGCTGAGGATCAACAGCAGCTATACCCGCTGCTGTTCGAGCTGGCGAAGCTCATTCTGCCCGCTGCATCCGTTCCCTTCACTCAGCAGCCGCAGATTAACGAAGATCCGCTGCATGATGTCATTCTGTATATGATCAGCAATTTCAGCGAAAAAATCACACTGAAGGAGATCAGCCGGCAGATTGCGATGAGCTCCCGCCAGTTTCAGCGATTATTCAAAATAAAAACCGGCAGATCCTACATCCAGATGCTCCAGGAAATCCGCATGAAATACAGCTGCATGCTGCTGATGTTCACGAAGCTTGGGATACAGGCTATTGCGCTGGAGGTCGGAATTTACGATATGAAATATTTCTACCGGCTGTTCCGCGAGTACAGCGGTATGACTCCTGCCTGTTATCGAAACCGGTTTCTTAGTCATTTTTTGTCGGCGAAGGAGATGATGAGCAGTGCTGAACATTGTTCCCGTTAA
- a CDS encoding acyl carrier protein, with translation MQQKVIEIIAEIKEDPGLLQTLNGASDLTLDAALDSLQIINFILRIEDEFDIEVDFDTFDLEHLKSVDRFSAYVAGLAVR, from the coding sequence ATGCAGCAGAAAGTCATTGAGATTATCGCTGAAATCAAGGAGGATCCGGGCCTGCTTCAGACGCTGAACGGGGCTTCCGATCTGACTCTGGATGCCGCACTTGATTCGCTGCAAATCATCAACTTTATTCTGAGAATCGAAGACGAATTCGATATCGAAGTAGATTTCGATACCTTTGATCTTGAACATTTGAAATCGGTAGACCGTTTCTCCGCTTATGTTGCCGGGCTTGCCGTACGATGA
- a CDS encoding radical SAM protein — protein MQPTSRVNLDAKSFEALKRTIRNVVIPHRERKHDPGFKTVMPEIMSLKLTNRCNLRCKHCYQWNESGYHHDMDTAEQNLDMDLEMIRKLLQETDEAKSRLYLWGGEPLFHRDTKPILELLKEHPRIQRSVPMHI, from the coding sequence ATGCAGCCTACCAGCAGAGTTAATCTGGATGCCAAGTCCTTTGAGGCTTTGAAACGCACGATCAGGAATGTCGTCATTCCGCACAGAGAACGCAAGCATGATCCCGGCTTCAAAACCGTTATGCCAGAAATTATGTCACTTAAGCTGACCAACCGCTGTAATCTCCGCTGCAAGCATTGCTACCAATGGAATGAATCCGGCTACCATCATGATATGGACACAGCCGAGCAGAACCTGGATATGGATTTGGAGATGATCCGCAAGCTTTTGCAGGAAACAGATGAAGCAAAGTCCCGTCTGTATTTATGGGGCGGCGAGCCGCTGTTTCACCGGGATACGAAACCAATTCTGGAGCTTCTGAAAGAGCATCCCCGGATACAACGATCTGTACCAATGCATATCTGA